In Xiphias gladius isolate SHS-SW01 ecotype Sanya breed wild chromosome 6, ASM1685928v1, whole genome shotgun sequence, a single genomic region encodes these proteins:
- the LOC120790592 gene encoding E3 ubiquitin/ISG15 ligase TRIM25-like isoform X2 has translation MAQTPLSVDPVQFSCSICLELLRDPVTIPCGHSYCMSCLTDYWDRQQVCSCPQCRTTFSPRPTLGRNTLLVEMLQRLGAVRLSEGPSAPPLFEDRGFEHATFDVSSVRPERTDGERLLGGTRRHLAQQIRERELELQQLKQTLRSFTRLAKAAVKDSSRIFSELLEFLERRRVEVKELIRAHEKAEVTRAESQLQRLEQQIGELRRRDAELERLSHTQDRHLITQTCQSYCSRVPAGATSPLTVSPHVSFGPVRRAVSDLKEQLQSLYHQEFPSVTSAVKTVNILQMEKDDRESGDSAYIPALDNRNDLLQYFCSLSLDPFTAHRELSLTEGNRVVSRTGELQSYPDHPDRFDTWGQVLCREGLEGRRYWEAEWDGQQVALGLAYESIGRKGSSNDCRLGHNSLSWSLRCSPSSFAFCHGNEAAAVVPPDSVPRRIGVFLDHDAGLLCFYAVTPREVHLLHRVNTNFKQPLYPAVWLGNNSTVTLCAVD, from the exons ATGGCTCAGACCCCTCTCAGCGTGGACCCGGTCCAGTTCAGCTGCTCCATCTGTCTAGAGCTCCTCAGAGATCCAGTCACCATCCCATGTGGCCACAGCTACTGCATGAGCTGCCTGACAGACTACTGGGACCGTCAGCAGGTCTGCAGCTGTCCACAGTGCAGAACCACCTTCAGTCCCAGGCCCACACTGGGCAGGAACACCCTGCTGGTAGAGATGCTGCAGAGACTGGGCGCTGTCAGGCTGAGTGAGGGcccctcagctcctcctctgtttgAGGACCGGGGCTTTGAGCACGCCACCTTTGATGTGTCCTCAGTGCGTCCCGAGAGGACGGACGGAGAG AGGCTTCTGGGGGGAACACGGAGACATCTGGCCCAGCAAATCCGAGAGAGGGAGCTGGAgcttcagcagctgaaacaaaCTCTGCGATCCTTCACT CGCCTGGCCAAAGCAGCGGTGAAGGACAGCAGCAGGATCTTCTCGGAGCTGCTGGAGTTTTTGGAGCGGCGTCGCGTTGAAGTGAAGGAGCTCATCAGAGCTCACGAGAAGGCCGAGGTGACCCGGGCCGAGAGCCAGCTGCAGCGTCTGGAGCAGCAGATCggagagctgaggaggagagacgCCGAGCTGGAGAGACTGTCGCACACTCAGGACCGACACCTGATCACACAG ACGTGTCAGTCTTACTGCAGTCGGGTCCCTGCAGGAGCGACCAGCCCCCTGACGGTCAGCCCGCATGTTTCCTTCGGGCCCGTGAGGAGAGCCGTCTCAGACCTGAAAGAGCAGCTACAGAGTCTCTATCACCAAGAATTCCCAAGTGTCACCTCTGCAG TGAAAACCGTAAACATCCTGCAGATGGAAAAGGACGACAGGG AGTCTGGTGATTCTGCATACATTCCCGCTCTGGACAACAGAAATGATCTCCTTCAGT ACTTCTGTTCGCTGTCTTTGGACCCGTTCACGGCACACAGGGAGCTTTCTCTGACCGAGGGGAACCGTGTGGTCAGCCGAACCGGAGAACTCCAGTCTTACCCAGACCACCCCGATCGGTTTGACACCTGGGGTCAGGTGTTGTGCCGTGAGGGCCTAGAGGGCCGCCGCTACTGGGAGGCTGAGTGGGACGGACAACAGGTGGCACTGGGGCTCGCCTACGAGAGCATCGGCAGAAAG GGATCATCCAATGACTGCAGGCTGGGACACAACTCCCTCTCGTGGAGTCTCCGCTGCAGCCCATCCTCCTTCGCCTTCTGCCACGGAAACGAGGCGGCCGCGGTGGTTCCCCCCGACTCGGTACCCCGCAGGATCGGGGTGTTTCTGGACCACGACGCAGGACTGCTCTGCTTCTACGCGGTGACGCCCAGAGAAGTCCACCTCCTGCACAGGGTGAACACCAACTTCAAGCAGCCCCTCTACCCGGCAGTGTGGCTCGGAAACAATTCTACCGTCACCCTCTGCGCCGTGGACTGA
- the LOC120790592 gene encoding E3 ubiquitin/ISG15 ligase TRIM25-like isoform X1 has protein sequence MSAAMAQTPLSVDPVQFSCSICLELLRDPVTIPCGHSYCMSCLTDYWDRQQVCSCPQCRTTFSPRPTLGRNTLLVEMLQRLGAVRLSEGPSAPPLFEDRGFEHATFDVSSVRPERTDGERLLGGTRRHLAQQIRERELELQQLKQTLRSFTRLAKAAVKDSSRIFSELLEFLERRRVEVKELIRAHEKAEVTRAESQLQRLEQQIGELRRRDAELERLSHTQDRHLITQTCQSYCSRVPAGATSPLTVSPHVSFGPVRRAVSDLKEQLQSLYHQEFPSVTSAVKTVNILQMEKDDRESGDSAYIPALDNRNDLLQYFCSLSLDPFTAHRELSLTEGNRVVSRTGELQSYPDHPDRFDTWGQVLCREGLEGRRYWEAEWDGQQVALGLAYESIGRKGSSNDCRLGHNSLSWSLRCSPSSFAFCHGNEAAAVVPPDSVPRRIGVFLDHDAGLLCFYAVTPREVHLLHRVNTNFKQPLYPAVWLGNNSTVTLCAVD, from the exons ATGTCGG CTGCCATGGCTCAGACCCCTCTCAGCGTGGACCCGGTCCAGTTCAGCTGCTCCATCTGTCTAGAGCTCCTCAGAGATCCAGTCACCATCCCATGTGGCCACAGCTACTGCATGAGCTGCCTGACAGACTACTGGGACCGTCAGCAGGTCTGCAGCTGTCCACAGTGCAGAACCACCTTCAGTCCCAGGCCCACACTGGGCAGGAACACCCTGCTGGTAGAGATGCTGCAGAGACTGGGCGCTGTCAGGCTGAGTGAGGGcccctcagctcctcctctgtttgAGGACCGGGGCTTTGAGCACGCCACCTTTGATGTGTCCTCAGTGCGTCCCGAGAGGACGGACGGAGAG AGGCTTCTGGGGGGAACACGGAGACATCTGGCCCAGCAAATCCGAGAGAGGGAGCTGGAgcttcagcagctgaaacaaaCTCTGCGATCCTTCACT CGCCTGGCCAAAGCAGCGGTGAAGGACAGCAGCAGGATCTTCTCGGAGCTGCTGGAGTTTTTGGAGCGGCGTCGCGTTGAAGTGAAGGAGCTCATCAGAGCTCACGAGAAGGCCGAGGTGACCCGGGCCGAGAGCCAGCTGCAGCGTCTGGAGCAGCAGATCggagagctgaggaggagagacgCCGAGCTGGAGAGACTGTCGCACACTCAGGACCGACACCTGATCACACAG ACGTGTCAGTCTTACTGCAGTCGGGTCCCTGCAGGAGCGACCAGCCCCCTGACGGTCAGCCCGCATGTTTCCTTCGGGCCCGTGAGGAGAGCCGTCTCAGACCTGAAAGAGCAGCTACAGAGTCTCTATCACCAAGAATTCCCAAGTGTCACCTCTGCAG TGAAAACCGTAAACATCCTGCAGATGGAAAAGGACGACAGGG AGTCTGGTGATTCTGCATACATTCCCGCTCTGGACAACAGAAATGATCTCCTTCAGT ACTTCTGTTCGCTGTCTTTGGACCCGTTCACGGCACACAGGGAGCTTTCTCTGACCGAGGGGAACCGTGTGGTCAGCCGAACCGGAGAACTCCAGTCTTACCCAGACCACCCCGATCGGTTTGACACCTGGGGTCAGGTGTTGTGCCGTGAGGGCCTAGAGGGCCGCCGCTACTGGGAGGCTGAGTGGGACGGACAACAGGTGGCACTGGGGCTCGCCTACGAGAGCATCGGCAGAAAG GGATCATCCAATGACTGCAGGCTGGGACACAACTCCCTCTCGTGGAGTCTCCGCTGCAGCCCATCCTCCTTCGCCTTCTGCCACGGAAACGAGGCGGCCGCGGTGGTTCCCCCCGACTCGGTACCCCGCAGGATCGGGGTGTTTCTGGACCACGACGCAGGACTGCTCTGCTTCTACGCGGTGACGCCCAGAGAAGTCCACCTCCTGCACAGGGTGAACACCAACTTCAAGCAGCCCCTCTACCCGGCAGTGTGGCTCGGAAACAATTCTACCGTCACCCTCTGCGCCGTGGACTGA